From the Acidimicrobiales bacterium genome, the window GTCTGGTCCGGGGCCATCTCGAGCACCAGCGCACCGTCGTCGGCGAGCCAGTGCGGCGCGTGCGAGACGATGTGGTGGAGGTCGTCGAGTCCGGCCGGACCGGCGCGGAGAGCCGACGGCGGTTCCCAGTCGGCGACGACGGCCGGGAGCTCCTCGTGGTCGGCGACATAGGGCGGATTCGACACGATCAGGTCGAGTGAACCCTGCACGGCCGACGGCAGGGCATCGAACCAGGCACCCTCGTGGATGGCGACGCGGGTCGCGGCCCGACCGATCCCCGCCAGGTTGGCCCGAGCGACGACGACGGCATCGGGCGACACGTCGGTGGCGATCACCCGAGCGGCACCGCACTCGACCGCGACCGACAGCCCGATCGCTCCGGATCCGGTGCCGAGGTCGGCCACCAGGAGTTCGCGCGCCACGTCGCGGGCGCGAGCGGTCAGCCAGTCGATGGCGAGACCGGCGACGACCTCGGTCTCGGGTCGAGGGATGAGGACCCGCCGATCGACCATCAGATCGAGCGTGCGGAAACCCCAACGACCGAGCACGTACTGCAGCGGTTCCCCGGCGAGCCGCCGGGCGACCATGTCGTCGAACCGGGCGACGCCCCGCACGGTCACCAGATCGTCGAGCACCCGATGCAGCTGCCCGGGTTCGGCGTCGGTCAGTTCCTCGACGATTCGGCGAGCGTCGGTGGCTCCCAGCCGGCGGGTCGCTTCGTCGAGGAGCTCGGACCAGGAAACGGTGCCCAACTCAGTCCTCGGCCTCGAGCTGACGCTGACGTTCGTCGGC encodes:
- the prmC gene encoding peptide chain release factor N(5)-glutamine methyltransferase; protein product: MGTVSWSELLDEATRRLGATDARRIVEELTDAEPGQLHRVLDDLVTVRGVARFDDMVARRLAGEPLQYVLGRWGFRTLDLMVDRRVLIPRPETEVVAGLAIDWLTARARDVARELLVADLGTGSGAIGLSVAVECGAARVIATDVSPDAVVVARANLAGIGRAATRVAIHEGAWFDALPSAVQGSLDLIVSNPPYVADHEELPAVVADWEPPSALRAGPAGLDDLHHIVSHAPHWLADDGALVLEMAPDQTDIVAGWAAQVDMSATVHPDLSGRPRAVVARKNPE